A single genomic interval of Lathyrus oleraceus cultivar Zhongwan6 chromosome 7, CAAS_Psat_ZW6_1.0, whole genome shotgun sequence harbors:
- the LOC127106951 gene encoding peroxidase 39, with product MGSQSYFMVLIICVVAIIGSSDAELKLGYYGKSCPKAEEIVLKYVRQHIPNAPSLAAALIRLHFHDCFVRGCDASVLMNSTQTNQAEKDSIPNLTLRGFDFINTVKSLIEAECPGVVSCADILSLSARDSVHAIGGPYWNVPTGRRDGTISKAADVFITLPAPFNNLTTLLTLFGNVGLDANDLVLLSGAHTIGVSHCSSVSNRLYNFTGKGDQDPDLDNKYATSLKTFKCKNINDQTTIIEMDPGSRNTFDLGYFKQVVKRRGLFESDAALLKSSATRSIVAQHLQSNEKFFTEFAKSMEKMGRINVKIGTEGEIRKHCTFVN from the exons ATGGGAAGCCAGAGTTACTTTATGGTTTTGATTATATGTGTTGTAGCAATAATTGGATCAAGTGATGCTGAATTGAAGTTAGGTTACTATGGTAAAAGCTGCCCAAAAGCTGAGGAAATAGTTTTGAAGTATGTTCGTCAACATATTCCTAATGCACCTTCACTAGCAGCTGCACTCATAAGACTACATTTTCATGACTGTTTTGTTAGG GGGTGTGATGCGTCGGTGCTTATGAACTCAACACAAACCAATCAAGCTGAAAAGGACTCGATTCCAAATCTCACGCTTCGAGGCTTTGATTTCATTAACACTGTAAAGAGTCTTATTGAAGCCGAATGCCCCGGTGTTGTTTCTTGTGCTGATATATTGAGTTTGAGTGCTAGAGACTCGGTTCATGCCATT GGTGGACCTTATTGGAATGTTCCAACGGGTCGAAGGGACGGAACCATCTCTAAAGCAGCAGATGTTTTTATCACCCTTCCTGCTCCTTTTAATAACCTCACCACTCTTCTAACACTCTTTGGCAATGTTGGACTTGATGCTAATGACTTGGTCTTGCTCTCTG GTGCTCATACAATTGGTGTTTCTCATTGCTCATCGGTTTCAAATCGACTTTATAATTTCACTGGAAAGGGTGATCAAGACCCGGATCTAGACAATAAATATGCTACAAGTTTGAAAACATTTAAGTGTAAGAATATCAATGACCAAACCACAATTATTGAAATGGACCCCGGAAGTCGCAATACATTTGATCTTGGTTATTTTAAACAAGTAGTTAAGAGAAGGGGTTTGTTTGAATCAGATGCTGCATTGCTTAAAAGTTCCGCAACAAGATCAATTGTTGCACAACATCTTCAATCAAATGAAAAATTCTTTACTGAATTTGCCAAGTCTATGGAGAAAATGGGTAGAATTAATGTTAAGATTGGGACTGAAGGTGAGATAAGAAAACATTGTACATTTGTAAATTAA